A stretch of Bacteroidota bacterium DNA encodes these proteins:
- a CDS encoding zinc-ribbon domain-containing protein: MSLIPCPDCGKQISDQASTCIECGRPLESKPPNKDTSDSSEPVKKGRQRSKLRNDLGNAFALVGIIVSIIAGIYFGSFPVGIVSAFATVGVGIWIAYGS, from the coding sequence ATGTCACTAATACCGTGCCCTGATTGTGGAAAACAAATTTCCGATCAAGCTTCTACATGTATTGAATGCGGAAGACCATTAGAAAGTAAACCACCAAATAAAGATACATCTGACAGCTCAGAACCTGTCAAAAAGGGCCGTCAGCGTTCAAAACTAAGGAACGATTTAGGTAATGCTTTTGCCCTTGTTGGTATAATTGTTTCAATTATTGCAGGCATATATTTTGGAAGTTTTCCTGTTGGTATTGTATCTGCATTTGCAACGGTTGGAGTGGGTATATGGATTGCTTACGGTTCCTGA